The Nocardioides salarius genome includes a region encoding these proteins:
- a CDS encoding DUF2568 domain-containing protein has product MVWSVLTLLFLVELLAWAAYGVLGWALSPGWLWVWLLPLLVVSLWAATASPRARWRGAVLTPVVKLLAFTGAVLALVGTGHPVAGGVLGVLATAVHLAARRPDVRARLEQISTPDGVRD; this is encoded by the coding sequence GTGGTCTGGTCCGTGCTGACGCTGCTGTTCCTGGTCGAGCTGCTCGCCTGGGCGGCGTACGGCGTGCTCGGCTGGGCGCTGTCGCCCGGGTGGCTGTGGGTGTGGCTGCTGCCGCTGCTCGTGGTCTCCCTGTGGGCAGCGACCGCCTCGCCGAGGGCCCGGTGGCGCGGCGCCGTGCTGACCCCCGTCGTCAAGCTGCTCGCCTTCACCGGTGCCGTGCTCGCCCTGGTCGGCACCGGGCACCCTGTGGCCGGTGGCGTGCTCGGTGTCCTCGCGACCGCCGTGCACCTGGCTGCGCGCCGACCCGACGTACGGGCTCGACTGGAGCAGATCAGCACCCCGGATGGGGTGCGGGACTGA
- the metG gene encoding methionine--tRNA ligase, producing MSRVLSAVAWPYANGPRHIGHVAGFGVPSDVFSRYMRMAGHDVLMVSGSDEHGTPILIAADEAGVTPQELADKNHRIIAEDLAALGCTYDLYTRTTTPNHHAVVQELFLGVHANGYFVEQTTHGAISPSTGRTLPDRYIEGTCPICGAGGARGDQCDTCGNQLDPADLVDPVSKINGETPEFIETQHFFLDLPALAEALGEWLDEREATGLWRPNVIRFSQNILKEIRPRAMTRDIDWGIAVPLDGWREQPTKKLYVWFDAVIGYLSASIEWARRSGDPEAWRQWWNDPEALSYYFMGKDNITFHSQIWPAELLAYSGKGDHGGSTHAYGELNLPTEVVSSEFLTMEGRKFSSSKKVVIYVRDLLSRYQPDAFRFFVASAGPENQDSDFTWAEFVRRTNDELVAGWGNLVNRTATLIAKNFGEIPAAGPLEPQDEEVLAVAEAAFATVGDLLERHRLKAAIGEAMRAVGVVNKYVSDSEPWKLKGEDQRERLATILHVVAQCVADLNLVLAPFLPFSANAVDRALGGAGEVAPMPRIEEVEDLDGGPGYPVITGDYTTAPSWQRHPIVVGTPVDKPTPVFTKLDPAVAEEEVARLAEA from the coding sequence ATGAGCAGAGTCCTGTCGGCAGTCGCCTGGCCCTACGCCAACGGTCCGCGCCACATCGGCCACGTCGCCGGCTTCGGGGTGCCCTCCGACGTCTTCAGCCGCTACATGCGCATGGCGGGCCACGACGTGCTGATGGTCTCGGGCTCCGACGAGCACGGCACGCCCATCCTGATCGCCGCCGACGAGGCCGGGGTCACCCCCCAGGAGCTCGCCGACAAGAACCACCGGATCATCGCCGAGGACCTCGCCGCGCTGGGCTGCACCTACGACCTCTACACGCGCACCACCACGCCCAACCACCACGCGGTGGTGCAGGAGCTCTTCCTCGGCGTGCACGCCAACGGCTACTTCGTCGAGCAGACCACCCACGGCGCGATCTCGCCGTCGACGGGGCGCACCCTGCCCGACCGCTACATCGAGGGCACCTGCCCGATCTGCGGCGCCGGCGGCGCCCGCGGCGACCAGTGCGACACCTGCGGCAACCAGCTCGACCCCGCCGACCTCGTCGACCCGGTCTCGAAGATCAACGGCGAGACGCCCGAGTTCATCGAGACCCAGCACTTCTTCCTCGACCTGCCCGCGCTGGCCGAGGCACTGGGGGAGTGGCTCGACGAGCGCGAGGCGACCGGTCTGTGGCGGCCCAACGTCATCCGCTTCAGCCAGAACATCCTCAAGGAGATCCGGCCGCGGGCGATGACCCGCGACATCGACTGGGGCATCGCGGTCCCGCTCGACGGCTGGCGCGAGCAGCCGACGAAGAAGCTCTACGTCTGGTTCGACGCGGTCATCGGCTACCTCTCGGCCTCCATCGAGTGGGCCCGGCGCAGCGGCGACCCCGAGGCGTGGCGCCAGTGGTGGAACGACCCCGAGGCCCTGTCCTACTACTTCATGGGCAAGGACAACATCACCTTCCACTCCCAGATCTGGCCGGCCGAGCTGCTGGCCTACTCGGGCAAGGGCGACCACGGGGGCAGCACCCACGCCTACGGCGAGCTCAACCTGCCGACCGAGGTGGTCAGCTCGGAGTTCCTGACCATGGAGGGGCGCAAGTTCTCCTCCTCCAAGAAGGTCGTCATCTACGTGCGCGACCTGCTCAGCCGCTACCAGCCCGACGCGTTCCGCTTCTTCGTGGCCTCGGCCGGTCCCGAGAACCAGGACTCCGACTTCACCTGGGCCGAGTTCGTGCGCCGCACCAACGACGAGCTGGTCGCCGGCTGGGGCAACCTGGTCAACCGCACCGCCACGCTGATCGCCAAGAACTTCGGCGAGATCCCGGCCGCCGGGCCGCTGGAGCCGCAGGACGAGGAGGTGCTCGCGGTGGCCGAGGCCGCGTTCGCGACCGTGGGCGACCTGCTCGAGCGGCACCGGCTCAAGGCCGCCATCGGCGAGGCCATGCGCGCGGTCGGGGTGGTCAACAAGTACGTCTCCGACTCCGAGCCGTGGAAGCTCAAGGGTGAGGACCAGCGCGAGCGGCTGGCCACGATCCTGCACGTGGTCGCCCAGTGCGTCGCCGACCTCAACCTGGTGCTGGCGCCGTTCCTGCCGTTCTCGGCCAACGCCGTCGACCGGGCCCTCGGCGGCGCCGGCGAGGTGGCCCCGATGCCGCGCATCGAGGAGGTCGAGGACCTCGACGGCGGCCCCGGCTACCCGGTGATCACCGGCGACTACACCACCGCGCCGTCCTGGCAGCGCCACCCGATCGTGGTCGGCACCCCCGTCGACAAGCCCACCCCGGTCTTCACCAAGCTCGACCCCGCCGTGGCCGAGGAGGAGGTCGCCCGCCTCGCCGAGGCCTGA
- a CDS encoding GOLPH3/VPS74 family protein, translated as MTTLLAEDLLLLLLDDESGALDATTDPAPALGGALLLELALDDAVEVHARRWAGDVVRPTAQGAGPAGTQPRDPLLEAALVTVAEKERTPQDLVQRLGKGVKEQLVERLVGRGVLEVRRDKVLGLFPRTRWPARDSSHEDAVRRSLTAVLVGGAEPDPRTAALVALLHATGRAHKVVDHQGIRAGQVRRRAKEVAEGAWAAEAVRRAVSAATAAVVTSIAVGAAISSGG; from the coding sequence ATGACCACGCTGCTGGCCGAGGACCTGCTGCTCCTGCTGCTCGACGACGAGTCGGGCGCGCTGGACGCGACCACGGACCCCGCGCCCGCGCTGGGCGGCGCGCTGCTGCTCGAGCTGGCCCTCGACGACGCCGTCGAGGTCCACGCGCGACGCTGGGCCGGCGACGTCGTGCGGCCCACCGCGCAGGGGGCCGGCCCCGCGGGCACCCAGCCCCGCGACCCGCTGCTGGAGGCCGCGCTGGTCACGGTGGCCGAGAAGGAGCGCACCCCGCAGGACCTGGTGCAGCGGCTCGGCAAGGGGGTCAAGGAGCAGCTGGTCGAGCGGCTGGTCGGACGGGGCGTGCTCGAGGTGCGCCGCGACAAGGTGCTGGGGCTCTTCCCCCGCACCCGCTGGCCGGCGCGCGACAGCTCCCACGAGGACGCCGTACGCCGCTCGCTCACCGCGGTCCTCGTGGGCGGCGCCGAGCCCGACCCGCGCACCGCCGCGCTGGTCGCGCTCCTGCACGCGACCGGCCGGGCCCACAAGGTCGTCGACCACCAGGGGATCCGCGCGGGGCAGGTCAGGCGCCGGGCCAAGGAGGTCGCCGAGGGGGCCTGGGCGGCCGAGGCCGTGCGCAGGGCGGTCAGCGCCGCGACCGCCGCGGTCGTCACCTCGATCGCGGTCGGGGCGGCCATCTCGTCAGGAGGCTGA